In Humulus lupulus chromosome 7, drHumLupu1.1, whole genome shotgun sequence, the following are encoded in one genomic region:
- the LOC133791789 gene encoding uncharacterized protein LOC133791789, giving the protein MKLKGMKEQLKDEYGIEVDNRRLWRARRYARGEVHGSHAKSYAKLRNYAAMILHTNPRSVAIIQSELVPVETYNEKGELVQSVPPIMKPQYKRIFVCYEGVKVGFLVGCRHFFGLDGCHLKSLYKGILLSAIGLDANLHFYPIAYAMVEAENNESWRWFMEHLMEQIGERHPNGQHWCILSDRQKGLNEAGSHVPDNHDHYCYFHIENNMVKEFGTSYLKNMFWATTETGNFQTFQRIMDQIKEFNKDA; this is encoded by the exons ATGAAATTAAAGGGTATGAAAGAACAATTGAAGGATGAATATGGGATCGAGGTTGACAATAGAAGGTTATGGAGAGCTAGAAGATATGCAAGAGGAGAAGTTCATGGTAGTCATGCTAAATCTTATGCGAAGCTTAGAAATTATGCAGCCATGATCTTGCATACAAATCCTAGAAGTGTTGCAATCATACAATCAGAGTTGGTTCCTGTTGAAACTTACAATGAAAAGGGTGAACTTGTGCAATCTGTTCCCCCAATTATGAAGCCTCAGTATAAGAGGATATTTGTTTGCTATGAAGGTGTGAAAGTTGGATTTTTGGTTGGTTGCAGACATTTCTTTGGTCTTGACGGTTGCCATCTTAAAAGCCTATACAAGGGTATTTTATTATCTGCCATTGGACTTGATGCAAACCTCCACTTTTATCCCATTGCTTATGCCATGGTTGAGGCTGAAAACAATGAAAGTTGGAGGTGGTTTATGGAGCACTTAATGGAACAAATTGGAGAGAGACATCCCAATGGTCAGCATTGGTGCATACTGAGTGATAGGCAGAAG GGTTTAAATGAGGCTGGTAGTCATGTACCTGATAATCACGATCATTATTGTTATTTTCACATTGAAAATAACATGGTGAAAGAGTTTGGAACTTCTTATCTTAAGAACATGTTTTGGGCAACGACTGAAACAGGAAATTTCCAAACTTTTCAGCGTATTATGGACCAAATTAAGGAGTTCAACAAGGATGCATAA